One window of the Pedobacter ginsengisoli genome contains the following:
- a CDS encoding HesB/IscA family protein has translation MITITEKAKNKIDHLMQDGHMDNSYFLRVSVKGGGCSGLSYNLDFDNEEQKGDQFFEDKGIKIALDMKSFLYLAGTELDFSDGLNGKGFNFNNPNASRSCGCGESFSV, from the coding sequence ATGATTACAATAACAGAGAAAGCAAAGAATAAAATTGATCACCTTATGCAAGATGGGCATATGGATAACAGCTATTTCTTGCGCGTTTCAGTTAAAGGTGGTGGCTGTTCAGGATTATCATATAATCTGGACTTTGATAACGAAGAACAAAAAGGAGATCAGTTTTTTGAGGACAAGGGTATTAAAATAGCCCTGGATATGAAGTCCTTCTTATATCTGGCTGGTACTGAACTTGATTTTTCTGATGGTTTAAATGGAAAAGGCTTTAATTTTAACAACCCAAATGCCAGTCGTTCTTGTGGTTGCGGAGAGAGTTTTTCTGTTTAA
- the iscU gene encoding Fe-S cluster assembly scaffold IscU, which translates to MAYSEKVMEHYTNPRNVGTLDKDSKSVGTGLVGAPECGDVMRLQIEVDDNNVITDAKFKTFGCGSAIASSSLATEWLKGKTVDEALAIDNMDIVEELALPPVKIHCSVLAEDAIKSAINDYRVKNGMEPFELAKSHH; encoded by the coding sequence ATGGCATATTCAGAAAAAGTAATGGAACACTATACCAACCCTAGAAATGTTGGTACTTTAGATAAAGATAGTAAATCGGTTGGAACAGGCCTTGTTGGTGCACCTGAGTGCGGCGACGTTATGCGTTTACAAATTGAGGTTGATGATAACAACGTAATCACAGATGCTAAATTCAAAACATTTGGATGTGGATCTGCAATTGCATCATCTTCACTTGCAACTGAATGGTTAAAAGGGAAAACTGTTGATGAGGCATTAGCAATTGACAATATGGATATTGTTGAAGAATTAGCGCTACCTCCGGTAAAAATCCACTGTTCAGTATTAGCTGAGGATGCTATTAAATCAGCAATTAACGATTATCGCGTTAAAAACGGGATGGAACCATTTGAGTTAGCTAAATCTCATCACTAA
- a CDS encoding IscS subfamily cysteine desulfurase, giving the protein MELPIYLDNNATTPLDPRVLEAMLPYFTNKFGNAASRNHAFGWVAEEAVDYSREQVAKLIGCTEKEIIFTSGATEADNLGIKGVFEMYQDKGNHIITATTEHKAVLDTCKHLEKSGAKVTYLKVKEDGLIDLQELEAAMTDQTILVTIMYGNNEIGVVQPIKEISAIAHKYGALFMTDATQAVGKIPVDVNADGIDLMAFSAHKMYGPKGVGVLYVRRKNPRVKVTAQMDGGGHERGMRSGTLNVPGIVGLGKACELCRLEMDSEAKRLSGLRDKLESSLAQMEESYVNGNVEHRLPHVANISFKYVEGEGLMMAMKDLAVSSGSACTSASLEPSYVLKSLGLSDDLAHSSIRFGLGRFTTEEEIDYAIENTKKAVNHLRDLSPLWEMFKDGIDLSKIEWAEH; this is encoded by the coding sequence ATGGAACTTCCTATTTACTTAGATAATAATGCCACTACCCCACTAGATCCCAGGGTTTTAGAAGCAATGCTACCTTATTTCACTAACAAGTTTGGTAACGCTGCCAGCCGTAATCATGCCTTTGGGTGGGTTGCTGAAGAAGCTGTTGATTACTCACGTGAACAAGTAGCCAAATTAATTGGCTGTACAGAAAAAGAAATCATTTTTACTTCGGGTGCTACAGAGGCCGACAATCTTGGAATAAAAGGTGTTTTTGAGATGTATCAGGATAAGGGTAATCATATCATTACTGCTACAACTGAACACAAAGCTGTATTAGATACTTGTAAACATCTGGAAAAATCTGGTGCAAAGGTTACTTATCTTAAGGTTAAAGAAGATGGCCTTATTGATCTTCAGGAACTTGAAGCAGCAATGACTGATCAAACGATTCTTGTAACCATTATGTATGGAAACAATGAAATAGGCGTTGTTCAACCAATAAAAGAAATATCTGCAATTGCTCATAAATATGGCGCATTATTTATGACAGATGCTACCCAGGCAGTTGGTAAAATCCCTGTTGATGTAAATGCTGATGGCATTGATCTTATGGCATTTTCTGCTCACAAAATGTATGGTCCTAAGGGAGTAGGTGTACTTTACGTACGTCGTAAAAATCCAAGGGTTAAGGTTACCGCACAAATGGATGGCGGCGGCCACGAACGTGGTATGCGTTCGGGTACATTGAACGTACCTGGTATTGTTGGTCTTGGTAAAGCTTGTGAACTTTGTCGTTTAGAGATGGATAGTGAAGCTAAACGCTTATCTGGTTTAAGAGATAAACTTGAATCCTCATTAGCTCAAATGGAAGAAAGTTATGTAAATGGTAACGTTGAACACCGCTTACCTCATGTTGCCAACATTTCATTCAAATATGTTGAAGGTGAGGGTTTAATGATGGCTATGAAAGACCTTGCCGTTTCATCTGGCTCTGCTTGTACTTCAGCGTCTTTAGAACCATCTTATGTTTTAAAAAGCCTGGGATTGTCGGATGATCTTGCTCACTCTTCTATCCGTTTTGGATTAGGTCGTTTTACAACAGAAGAAGAAATTGACTATGCAATAGAAAACACCAAAAAAGCAGTGAACCACCTTAGAGACCTTTCTCCACTTTGGGAAATGTTTAAAGATGGTATTGACTTAAGTAAAATTGAGTGGGCTGAACACTAA
- the mce gene encoding methylmalonyl-CoA epimerase, which produces MKQIEHIGVAVKDLDVSCSLYEKLLGTSCYKKEEVKSEGVNTAFFKTGVNKIELLAATSQDSPIAKFLERKGEGIHHIAFEVDNIELEMKRLKHEGFVLLNELPKQGADNKLVCFVHPKGTNGVLVELCQEKI; this is translated from the coding sequence ATGAAGCAGATTGAGCATATTGGTGTTGCCGTAAAAGATCTTGATGTCTCTTGTAGTCTGTACGAAAAGTTACTGGGAACTTCGTGTTATAAAAAGGAAGAAGTAAAATCTGAAGGTGTAAATACCGCTTTTTTTAAAACCGGAGTAAATAAGATTGAGTTACTTGCTGCTACCTCACAAGATAGCCCAATAGCTAAATTTCTCGAAAGAAAGGGAGAGGGCATACATCATATAGCCTTTGAGGTAGATAATATTGAATTGGAAATGAAAAGATTAAAGCACGAAGGTTTTGTGTTACTTAATGAGCTACCTAAACAGGGAGCTGATAACAAATTGGTCTGCTTTGTGCATCCAAAGGGTACTAATGGAGTTTTGGTTGAGTTATGTCAGGAAAAAATATAG
- a CDS encoding type B 50S ribosomal protein L31, with protein sequence MKKDLHPSNYRFVVFKDMSNEYSFLTKSCVDTKETIQWEDGNEYPLYKLEISHTSHPFYTGKMKLVDTAGRIDKFKTRYAKK encoded by the coding sequence ATGAAAAAAGATCTGCATCCATCAAACTATAGATTTGTAGTATTTAAAGATATGTCTAACGAGTATTCTTTTTTAACCAAATCTTGTGTAGATACTAAAGAGACTATTCAATGGGAAGATGGTAACGAATATCCTCTATATAAATTGGAGATTTCTCATACTTCTCACCCTTTTTATACTGGTAAAATGAAATTGGTTGATACTGCTGGTCGTATCGATAAATTCAAAACTCGTTACGCTAAAAAGTAA
- a CDS encoding putative sugar nucleotidyl transferase, translating to MMINLFDDSAWTSLRPLSFTRPVADLRIGILTIAQKWEKHLGAESGFLTITYLAQKFRLLSGAELFINGSICPDEQLLEAITNLKDGQCLKKDDLIIAYKTNTGDLDIHITAKLQAIPYPGDFIRVSVPEDIFRFNDIELRKDFTLLTKGRSSVALSNTNTFIGDNIFAEEGASAECSSFNSLNGPIYLGNNASVWEGCHIRGSFALCHDSQIKMGAKIYGQTTIGPYSRVGGEINNAVIWGYSSKGHEGYLGNAVMGQWCNIGADSNNSNLKNNYAEVRLWDYEKENFRKTGLQFCGLIMADHAKCGINTMFNTGTVAGVSANIFGPGFPRNFIPDFAWGGAQGFEVYSLNKMFETAVKVYERRNLEFNTIEQDILTQVFEDTKTYRHF from the coding sequence ATGATGATCAACTTATTTGATGATAGTGCATGGACATCCCTCCGGCCACTATCTTTCACACGGCCAGTTGCTGATCTCCGAATAGGGATTTTAACTATCGCTCAAAAGTGGGAAAAGCATTTAGGTGCCGAATCCGGATTCTTAACAATAACCTATCTGGCCCAAAAATTTCGTCTGTTATCCGGTGCTGAACTATTTATCAATGGATCAATATGTCCTGATGAACAGTTGTTGGAAGCCATAACCAATCTAAAAGACGGGCAGTGTTTAAAGAAGGACGACCTTATAATTGCATATAAAACAAATACTGGTGATTTGGATATCCATATCACCGCTAAGCTCCAGGCTATTCCATATCCCGGAGATTTTATCAGGGTCTCTGTTCCGGAAGATATCTTTAGGTTCAATGATATTGAACTTAGAAAAGATTTTACCTTACTTACAAAAGGAAGGAGCTCCGTTGCTTTAAGTAATACAAATACTTTTATTGGCGATAATATTTTTGCAGAGGAAGGAGCTTCAGCCGAATGCTCATCATTTAACAGTTTAAATGGCCCCATTTATCTTGGAAATAATGCGTCGGTTTGGGAAGGCTGTCACATAAGAGGATCTTTTGCTTTATGCCATGATTCTCAAATTAAGATGGGAGCAAAAATCTACGGGCAAACTACCATTGGACCTTATAGCAGGGTTGGTGGGGAAATTAACAATGCTGTTATCTGGGGTTATTCATCAAAAGGACACGAAGGGTACCTGGGTAATGCAGTTATGGGGCAGTGGTGCAATATCGGTGCTGATAGTAACAACTCTAACCTCAAAAATAATTATGCTGAGGTAAGGTTATGGGATTATGAAAAAGAAAACTTTCGTAAAACAGGTTTGCAGTTTTGTGGTTTAATTATGGCCGATCATGCTAAATGCGGTATTAATACTATGTTTAATACCGGTACTGTGGCTGGTGTAAGTGCTAATATTTTTGGACCAGGTTTCCCCAGAAATTTTATTCCTGATTTCGCCTGGGGCGGGGCACAGGGCTTTGAAGTTTATAGCTTAAATAAAATGTTTGAAACCGCCGTTAAGGTTTATGAACGTAGGAACTTAGAATTTAATACAATAGAACAAGATATTTTAACCCAGGTTTTTGAAGATACAAAGACCTACAGACATTTTTAA
- the tpiA gene encoding triose-phosphate isomerase: MRKKIVAGNWKMNLDYAEGISLFSEIVNMVKDEKKGNQLAVICAPYIHLNSLAKLGGDVVGIGAENCHEKESGAYTGEISAKMIKSVGCGYVIVGHSERRQYFGETDQLLAQKTVAVLQNDLTPIFCIGETLDERNDGSYFEVLKSQLENGIFGLSTQDFSKVVIAYEPVWAIGTGLTASSEQAQEVHAFIRKEISAKYDAAIADNTTILYGGSCNPKNAAELFAQNDIDGGLIGGASLKSRDFVDIVKTFNS; encoded by the coding sequence ATGAGAAAAAAAATAGTAGCCGGAAACTGGAAAATGAACTTGGATTATGCTGAAGGCATATCATTGTTTTCAGAAATTGTTAACATGGTTAAAGATGAAAAAAAGGGCAATCAGTTAGCTGTTATCTGTGCTCCATATATTCATTTGAATAGTTTAGCCAAACTGGGTGGTGATGTGGTAGGTATTGGTGCCGAGAATTGCCACGAGAAAGAAAGTGGTGCTTATACAGGTGAAATTTCTGCTAAAATGATAAAATCAGTTGGTTGTGGCTATGTAATAGTTGGTCACTCAGAGAGACGCCAATATTTTGGTGAAACTGATCAATTGCTTGCCCAAAAAACAGTTGCAGTATTACAAAATGATTTAACTCCTATTTTCTGTATCGGTGAAACTCTTGACGAAAGAAATGACGGCAGCTATTTCGAAGTTTTGAAATCCCAGTTAGAAAACGGAATATTTGGATTAAGTACTCAGGATTTTTCTAAAGTTGTTATTGCTTACGAGCCTGTTTGGGCTATAGGAACCGGCTTAACAGCATCGTCTGAGCAGGCTCAGGAAGTTCATGCTTTTATCCGTAAAGAGATTTCTGCAAAATACGATGCCGCAATTGCCGATAATACAACTATTCTTTACGGAGGTAGCTGCAATCCTAAAAATGCCGCAGAATTGTTTGCTCAAAATGACATTGATGGTGGTTTAATAGGTGGTGCTTCATTAAAATCAAGAGACTTTGTAGATATCGTTAAAACTTTCAATTCTTAA
- the prmA gene encoding 50S ribosomal protein L11 methyltransferase — protein MQYIQVTFSFTEVQEYQKDLLIDELANIGYNTFEDTADGFDAFVDLDNYNEEALKEVMIQFEGELKYSYSVSEIAAENWNEEWEKNFEPLIIDDQCYIRATFHQPQPQYQYEIVIDPKMAFGTGHHQTTTMMMQYILSADIEGKIILDMGCGTGILAILASKRGAKMLTAIDNDDVCYESTLENSSLNNISNIAALCGGKESIPETSFDIILANINRNILIDQISRYAEVLKENGSIFFSGFYESPDLEMISETCKEFGINYVSHKKIGEWVAAHFKK, from the coding sequence ATGCAATACATACAGGTTACTTTTAGCTTCACTGAGGTTCAGGAATATCAAAAGGATTTGCTGATAGATGAATTGGCAAATATTGGCTATAACACTTTTGAGGATACCGCTGATGGATTCGACGCATTTGTTGATCTTGATAATTACAATGAAGAGGCTTTAAAAGAAGTTATGATTCAGTTTGAAGGTGAACTTAAGTATAGTTATAGTGTTTCCGAAATTGCAGCAGAAAACTGGAATGAAGAATGGGAAAAGAATTTTGAACCATTAATCATTGATGATCAATGCTATATAAGAGCTACTTTTCATCAGCCACAACCTCAGTATCAGTATGAGATAGTTATTGATCCAAAAATGGCCTTTGGTACCGGGCATCATCAAACTACAACTATGATGATGCAATATATATTATCTGCAGATATTGAAGGCAAGATCATATTAGATATGGGCTGTGGAACAGGAATATTAGCCATTTTAGCTTCCAAAAGAGGAGCTAAAATGCTAACTGCGATAGATAACGATGATGTTTGCTACGAAAGCACACTAGAAAATTCTTCGCTAAATAATATTTCCAACATAGCAGCGCTTTGCGGCGGTAAAGAGAGTATTCCGGAAACCTCATTTGATATTATTCTTGCAAACATAAACAGGAATATCCTTATTGATCAGATTTCAAGATATGCTGAAGTATTAAAAGAAAATGGGAGTATTTTCTTTAGTGGATTTTATGAATCTCCGGATCTTGAAATGATATCTGAAACATGCAAAGAATTTGGTATCAATTATGTGAGTCATAAAAAGATTGGTGAATGGGTGGCTGCTCATTTTAAAAAATAA
- a CDS encoding UDP-N-acetylmuramate--L-alanine ligase, whose translation MRIHFIAIGGSAMHNLAIALHRKGYQVTGSDDVIFEPSSSRLDKHGILPKSMGWNEDNITENLDAVILGMHALVDNPELLKAQKLGLRIYSYPEYIYEQTKDKLRVVIGGSHGKTTITSMILHVLNYYKKDFDYLVGAQLAGFDTMVKVTDSAPIIVIEGDEYLASPIDRRPKFHLYKANIAVISGIAWDHINVFPTYQDYTRQFDLFIDTIQPDGKLIFCKKDNDLNAIVENSNAPVEKIGYEIPDHEVRDGVTYLLPGETALKIFGDHNLMNLNAARLVCQQLAISEEEFNVAIASFTGAAKRLELLNSSNETNVYKDFAHSPSKLKATIDAVKTQFATRKLVACIELHTFSSLNKDFLTQYANTMCNADVAIVYIDEKTFEHKKMQPFTKEQVQMAFNDDNLQFFNDFALLESYLQSINFYRTNLLLMSSGNFGGLDLTKLARELNTVS comes from the coding sequence ATGCGTATACATTTTATTGCTATAGGCGGCAGTGCTATGCACAACCTTGCCATTGCATTACATAGAAAAGGGTATCAGGTTACCGGGTCTGACGATGTTATTTTTGAACCCTCAAGTAGCAGATTGGATAAGCATGGGATATTGCCGAAATCTATGGGTTGGAATGAAGATAATATCACCGAAAACCTGGATGCAGTTATCCTGGGTATGCACGCTCTTGTTGATAACCCTGAATTGTTAAAAGCCCAGAAATTAGGATTAAGGATATATTCTTATCCTGAATACATTTATGAGCAAACTAAGGATAAACTTCGTGTAGTAATAGGAGGTAGCCATGGTAAAACAACCATTACCTCAATGATACTTCATGTACTTAACTATTATAAGAAAGATTTTGATTATTTAGTAGGAGCTCAGTTAGCTGGTTTTGATACTATGGTTAAAGTAACAGATTCAGCGCCTATTATTGTTATTGAAGGAGATGAGTATTTAGCATCACCTATTGATCGGAGACCGAAATTTCACCTATATAAGGCAAACATAGCCGTAATTAGTGGAATAGCATGGGATCATATTAATGTCTTTCCTACTTACCAGGACTATACCAGACAGTTTGATCTTTTTATAGATACAATTCAACCAGATGGAAAATTAATATTCTGTAAGAAAGACAATGATCTTAATGCAATAGTCGAAAATTCTAATGCCCCAGTTGAAAAGATTGGATATGAAATTCCTGATCATGAGGTCAGAGACGGAGTAACTTACTTATTGCCGGGTGAAACTGCATTAAAAATATTTGGCGATCATAATTTGATGAATCTTAACGCAGCCAGACTAGTATGCCAGCAATTAGCTATCTCTGAAGAAGAGTTTAATGTAGCGATCGCTTCCTTTACTGGTGCAGCCAAAAGATTAGAGCTTTTAAATAGTTCAAACGAGACAAATGTTTATAAAGACTTTGCTCATTCTCCGTCAAAGTTAAAAGCAACAATCGATGCTGTGAAAACTCAGTTTGCTACACGAAAATTAGTTGCCTGTATAGAGTTGCATACGTTTAGCAGTTTAAATAAAGATTTTCTTACTCAATATGCAAATACTATGTGTAATGCAGATGTTGCAATTGTTTACATTGATGAAAAAACATTTGAGCATAAGAAAATGCAACCTTTTACAAAAGAACAAGTCCAAATGGCGTTTAACGATGATAATTTGCAGTTTTTTAATGATTTTGCTTTATTGGAAAGTTACCTGCAAAGCATAAATTTTTACCGTACTAACTTGTTATTAATGAGTTCAGGAAATTTTGGTGGACTAGATCTTACGAAATTGGCACGTGAGTTGAATACCGTATCCTAA
- a CDS encoding helix-turn-helix domain-containing protein: MNIIGKNIRQLRQKNGWSQGEVAKRLNISIPAFSKIETGITDINISRLAQIANLFEVSTMDIISKEGENPQSLNFEEINSLKDKLSQREEEIIKLQKKVIDLYEEIREK; this comes from the coding sequence ATGAATATCATTGGTAAAAACATTAGACAGCTACGCCAAAAAAATGGCTGGAGTCAAGGTGAAGTAGCAAAACGTCTAAATATTTCCATCCCTGCATTTTCAAAAATCGAAACTGGCATTACTGATATAAACATATCGAGATTAGCGCAAATCGCTAATCTATTCGAAGTTTCTACTATGGATATTATTTCGAAAGAGGGTGAAAATCCTCAATCTCTTAATTTTGAAGAAATCAATAGCTTAAAAGATAAACTTTCTCAGAGAGAAGAAGAGATAATTAAGCTTCAGAAAAAGGTAATTGATCTCTACGAAGAAATTCGCGAGAAATAA
- a CDS encoding N-acetyltransferase: protein MTIVPVSNKQTSKDFLEVARFIYKNDKNWICPLDQDINTIFNPNKNPFFKHGKCQRWLLKNNEGEPIGRVAAFINEKKAFQYDQPTGGMGFFECINDKEAAFKLFDTAKLWLAENGMEAMDGPINFGENDSFWGLLVEGFTPPSFGMNYNHPYYHNFFMEYGFEKEYEQITNHLAVRNPFPERFTKIANWVAGKPGYTFEHFSKKNAEKYVLDLMEIYNDGWKDFENFVPIKKETLLESFKMMETIMDEKLIWFAYVNGEPASFVVIIPDANQMIKGFNGKLGLIEKLKFVYKRWVGVNRMRAIVMGTKQAYQKHGLESALFIKLKEYVLPLNQYDELELSWVGDFNDKMLSIHQATGATFGKRHLTMRKIFS, encoded by the coding sequence ATGACAATTGTACCTGTATCTAACAAACAAACCAGTAAAGATTTTTTAGAAGTTGCCCGTTTTATTTATAAAAACGATAAAAATTGGATTTGTCCGCTAGACCAGGATATAAATACAATATTTAACCCTAACAAAAACCCTTTCTTTAAACACGGAAAATGCCAGAGATGGCTACTAAAGAATAATGAGGGGGAACCAATAGGAAGGGTAGCTGCTTTTATAAATGAGAAAAAAGCTTTTCAATACGATCAACCCACTGGTGGAATGGGTTTTTTTGAATGTATTAATGATAAAGAGGCCGCTTTTAAATTATTCGACACCGCAAAGTTATGGCTTGCAGAAAATGGCATGGAAGCCATGGATGGTCCTATAAACTTTGGCGAGAATGATTCGTTCTGGGGATTGTTGGTTGAGGGCTTTACACCACCTTCTTTTGGGATGAATTACAACCACCCCTATTATCATAATTTCTTTATGGAATATGGATTTGAGAAGGAATACGAGCAGATAACCAATCATCTTGCAGTAAGAAATCCATTTCCTGAACGCTTTACAAAAATTGCCAATTGGGTTGCGGGTAAACCAGGATATACATTTGAACATTTTTCTAAAAAGAATGCTGAAAAATATGTTCTTGATCTTATGGAAATCTATAATGACGGATGGAAAGACTTTGAAAATTTTGTCCCGATAAAAAAGGAAACATTATTGGAAAGCTTTAAAATGATGGAAACTATAATGGACGAAAAACTTATCTGGTTTGCTTACGTTAATGGGGAACCGGCTTCTTTTGTAGTTATCATACCAGATGCAAACCAGATGATTAAAGGCTTTAATGGTAAGCTGGGCTTAATTGAAAAGCTAAAGTTTGTTTACAAACGCTGGGTTGGCGTAAACAGAATGCGGGCTATTGTAATGGGTACAAAACAAGCCTATCAGAAACATGGATTAGAATCTGCTCTTTTTATAAAATTAAAGGAGTATGTGTTACCACTGAATCAGTATGATGAATTGGAATTATCGTGGGTGGGCGATTTTAACGATAAGATGTTGTCAATTCATCAGGCAACAGGTGCCACTTTTGGAAAGCGACACCTGACTATGCGTAAAATTTTCTCTTAG